A single window of Poecilia reticulata strain Guanapo linkage group LG10, Guppy_female_1.0+MT, whole genome shotgun sequence DNA harbors:
- the rap2c gene encoding ras-related protein Rap-2c: MKEYKVVVLGSGGVGKSALTVQFVTGTFIEKYDPTIEDFYRKEIEVDSSPSVLEILDTAGTEQFASMRDLYIKNGQGFILVYSLVNQQSFQDIRPMRDQIVRVKRFEKVPLILVGNKVDLESEREVAGSDGRALAQEWGCPFIETSAKSKTMVDELFAEIVRQMNYSTLPEKQEQCCTACVVQ; encoded by the exons ATGAAAGAATACAAAGTTGTCGTGCTGGGCAGCGGCGGCGTCGGTAAGTCCGCGCTCACCGTGCAGTTTGTCACCGGCACCTTCATCGAGAAGTACGACCCGACCATCGAGGACTTCTACCGGAAGGAGATCGAGGTGGACTCGTCGCCCTCCGTGCTGGAGATCCTGGACACGGCGGGGACGGAGCAGTTCGCCTCCATGAGAGACCTGTACATAAAAAACGGCCAAGGTTTCATCCTGGTCTACAGCCTGGTCAACCAGCAGTCCTTCCAG gaCATCAGGCCGATGCGAGACCAAATAGTGCGAGTCAAGCGCTTCGAGAAAGTGCCGCTGATCCTGGTCGGCAACAAAGTGGACCTGGAGTCGGAGCGCGAGGTCGCCGGCTCGGACGGCCGGGCCCTGGCTCAGGAGTGGGGCTGCCCTTTCATCGAGACGTCCGCCAAGAGCAAGACGATGGTGGACGAGCTGTTCGCCGAGATCGTCCGACAGATGAACTACTCCACGCTGCCGGAGAAGCAGGAGCAGTGCTGCACGGCCTGCGTGGTGCAGTGA